The DNA sequence ACAATAATCCCCGAAAGAATTTCACTTAAATCGATTGGAATGGGAATGATGTTGGGAGGAAGCTCTCCCTGCTGAAATTCACAATTTCCTCCCATATCCCATAAAATCACGCTAGAGATGATTTCTCTGATTTGATATTTTAATCCTTCAAAAAGTTCTTTGGGTGTGATGACGCCCATTTCCACGAGAATAGACCCCTGTCGTTTACCGGTTTTTGTAATTAAATCGGCGGAAATCTTATAGTGTTCTTGGGTGATTTTTCCAATCTTTAATAAAATATCCCCCAGGCGGTCTTCGTTTTCCGAGGAGGAAGCATAAATAAGGTTCCCTTCTTTAAAGAAAAGAGATTTAATAGCTTTTTCCTGATGGAGCTTTAAAACGCCTGTTGTTTTTTTGACTCGAAGCGCTTCAAAAATTTTAGGCAAGTCGGTGAAATGATAATTTCTGGTTTTCATTTATAATTTAATTTTCCTTTAATATCTATCAATTATTATAAAGGATGAGTTTTGGTTGTCAATCG is a window from the Nitrospirota bacterium genome containing:
- a CDS encoding DUF4388 domain-containing protein; translation: MKTRNYHFTDLPKIFEALRVKKTTGVLKLHQEKAIKSLFFKEGNLIYASSSENEDRLGDILLKIGKITQEHYKISADLITKTGKRQGSILVEMGVITPKELFEGLKYQIREIISSVILWDMGGNCEFQQGELPPNIIPIPIDLSEILSGIIVKLEAEA